From the genome of Mycobacterium kansasii ATCC 12478:
GAAGTGATAGGTGATACCGAGCGGTCGGCGCGCGCGTGGTTGTTCACCGTCGCGCGCAACATGATCATCGACGATCGGCGCAGCGCACGGTCACGCAATGTCGTCGGCTCCACCGACGAATCGGGCGCGCCCGAGCAGTCCGTGCCCGACGAGGTGAACGCGGCGCTGGACCGGTTGCTGATCGCCGAGGCCATGGCTCACCTCTCCGACGAGCACCGGGCCGTGATCGAGCGGTCCTACTATCGTGGATGGACCACCGCGCAGATTGCCGGCGACCTCGGAATCGCCGAAGGCACCGTCAAGTCGCGACTGCACTACGCGGTGCGGGCGCTGCGGCTCGGCCTGCAGGAACTTGGGGTGACGCGATGACGGCAGGACTGAATCGAGGGACTGTTCACGGACCCATCCGGGCGGCCGTCCGTTCCGAATACTTGGGGGTGACAGGAGATGGATGACATGGTCACGTCGCTTAGGGGGCTTGGCCCGCCCGGTGACAACGAGGGCTATGACCTGACGACCGGTCACAACCACCCCTATGGAATGTGGGACGCCGCTTACGTATTGGGGTCGCTGTCGGCGACCGATCGCCGCGAATACGAAGAGCACATGAGCGGGTGTCCCGCCTGCCGCCAGGCCGTCGCCGAACTCTCCGGTGTGCCCGCATTGCTTTCGCAGCTGGCCCGCGACGAGGTGGCGGCGATGAACGAGTCCGGCCCCGCCGCGGGTGGTCCGCCGGCTGCGCCGCAGCTCTCGCCGCAGTTGTTGCCGTCGTTGCTGGCAACGGTGCGCTGGCGCCGTCGCCGCGCCCGGCTGACGACGTGGGTAGCATCGGCCGCCGCAGCCGTGGTGTTGGGAATTGCTGTACTGGTTGGTGTCCAGGGCTATTCTGGATCACCGGAGCCGCCGGCCGTGTCGGCGCAGCCGATGGCACAGGTCGGGACCACCCT
Proteins encoded in this window:
- a CDS encoding sigma-70 family RNA polymerase sigma factor — protein: MGRVAGTRAASGATEAALMKALYDEHAAVLWRYALRLTGDASQAEDVVQETLLRAWQHPEVIGDTERSARAWLFTVARNMIIDDRRSARSRNVVGSTDESGAPEQSVPDEVNAALDRLLIAEAMAHLSDEHRAVIERSYYRGWTTAQIAGDLGIAEGTVKSRLHYAVRALRLGLQELGVTR
- a CDS encoding anti-sigma factor family protein, whose protein sequence is MVTSLRGLGPPGDNEGYDLTTGHNHPYGMWDAAYVLGSLSATDRREYEEHMSGCPACRQAVAELSGVPALLSQLARDEVAAMNESGPAAGGPPAAPQLSPQLLPSLLATVRWRRRRARLTTWVASAAAAVVLGIAVLVGVQGYSGSPEPPAVSAQPMAQVGTTLLASTVSLHPEHWGTFINLRCVCLAPPDAHHDTLAMVVVGRDGSQTRLATWVAEPGHTATPAGSISTPVDRIAAVQVVSADTGQVLLQRSL